CGTCGGTCCCAATGCCACTCTTGTCGAGAACGACCTCGAACCGCTGATACGGGACTTGAAGGCTCGGCTCGTGGGGGAAATTACCGTTTCCGGACCAGACCTGGCCCGAAGCCTAACCGATCTTGGGCTAATCGACGAGTATCGCCTCTACTTCCATCCTTTCGTGCTGGGTCGCGGTAAGCCTTTCTTTGACGGTCCACGGCCACCACTTCGTTTGATCTCCACGGACCGCATGGGCGAGGACGTAATTAAGTTAACTTACGTTCCAGCTTAATCGGGTGAGAATCGATCCTCCTCTGAGCCGGATACCGCAAGGCCAGGGCCTAAAATCCCCCGAAATCAATTGACACGCACTCCCAGATGCTTAAAGATTAATAGATCCACCCGCCAGTGCCGTTTCGGGCAGCAATTTGTCGTGAACATGGAAATCTTACTTAAGCCGCTGTCCGGTTTTATCGCCATCCTCTCCATTACGGCGTTGCACGTTTCGATTGCCACAGCCAGCGATGGACCAGCCCCGACCGTCGAGGTGCAAGCAATACTGGATTTGCACTGCGTGAAGTGTCACGGCCCGCTGGAAGACAAAGCGGGCCTGCGACTCGATACCGCGGCGGGACTCTGGAAAGGGAGTGAGAATGGCGCGATTGTGAAAGCGGGCAACCCCGAAGAAAGCAAACTCTTCCAAGTGCTGGCGAAAAATTCAGATCCACACATGCCACCCAAGAAGCAGCTGAGTGATGCGGAAATTGCCAAAGTCCGGGCATGGGTCGCAAAGCCGGTGAAAGAGGCCCGCGTCGTGAAGCTGGTTGTACCCGCCGAGCCTTCCGCGGCGATTGATGCGTTCCTGGCGGAGGGCTGGAAAGAACGCAAAATCACACCGGCTCCGCTCTGTGACGACCTGACCTTTCTCCGACGGGTTTCCCTCGATCTCATTGGGCGAATCCCGACACCGGAGGAGACTTCCGCATTTCAGAAAGACCAAGCGGATAACAAACGAGCAATTCTGGTCGACCGCTTGATGGCCAGTTCGGAGGCCGCCCGTAACTTTCGCGAAATCTGGGATGTTCTGCTGATGGGTCGGCAGGGTGGCCGTCGCGAGCAACAGAGGCGCGACAGCGGCTGGTATACCTACCTCGAAAACGCTTACAAGCAGAACCGCCCCTGGGATGAAGTCGTGCGCGGGTTCATAACCGCTCGGCCAGAGCGACCTGAGGACAAGGGGGCCGTCTGGTTCCTCTTCGAACGCAAAAACGAACACCAGCAGATCGCCGAAGCCCTAGCACCGATCATTTACGGCACTCGCATCGACTGTGCCCAATGTCACGATCACCCGCTGGCCGCCGAGATCAAGCAGGGACACTACTGGGGCCTCGTCGCGGCCTTCAATCGTAGCAAAAATGTCGAAGCCGGACCCAGCGCGGTGCGAGAGATGGCCAGCGGCGGATTCATGAATTTCACGAATCTCAAGAAAGAATCGCAGCCCGCATCGATCACGTTGCTCACGGGGAAAGTGATCTCAGAAGCACGGCCGGAAAACGACGACTTATCCGGTTTATACCTCGACCCGATGGCCAAGGTGAAGGTACCCAAGTTTTCACGACGAGCCGCCTTGGCTGAAGCGGCGACCCGGGATAATCCCCTGCTGGCGCGCTCCTTTGTTAATCACACCTGGGCACTTCTGATGGGGCGGGGTATCGTCGATCCCCCGGATGAGATGAACTCCAAACATCCGCCAAGTCATCCCGAACTGCTCGACTGGCTGTCGGAGGATTTCGCAAAACACCAATACGACGTACGGCGGCTGCTGCGGGCCATCGTGCTCAGTCGCGGTTATCAGCTGGCGATGGGGGGTCACAACGCTCCACCGCCGGACGCGTTCGCCTGTGCAATGGAACGGCCGCTGACCGGCGAAGCGATTACCCGTTCTGCTCGGATCTCGGCAGGTCAGACGCCCGATGATGAAGCTTTGCGAAAGGCGGTCGTGGAACGATTCCCCGACGTGATGCCTCGAACTTCGCGGGCCACAATTCAACAGGCGATGTTCCTGTCGAATAGCGAACGAGTCGCGGCGCTCTTCAAATCCGGCCCGGCCAAGATCATTGCGGACGAAGCCGGCGTTCGAGCCCTGTTTCGCCGTGCCTTGATCCGGGAACCGGACAAAGAAGAACTCGCTCACAGCCTGGAGTTTCTGAAACAGAACCCCAATCCGTCGGCCGCCGCTGGCCAGTTGCTCTGGGCACTGGTGGCTGGACCCGAATTCCTTACGAACCATTAAAGCCGATGAACAAAACGCCGCCGCCCGGTTCCTGCACGCCCGAAGACCATCGGCTTCACCGCCGTTTGTTTTTGAAGGGCCTCGCCGCAACACCCGCTGTAACGAGTTTCACCGGGCTGTTCACGAATCCGCTCTTCGCCGAGAAAACGAAGAAGGCTCAAAAGAATGTCATCCTGCTCTGGCTCTGCGGGGCTCCCAGCCAATTTGAAACTTGGGACCCAAAACCGGGACGGCCTTCCGGTGGGCCGTTCGGAAGTATCGCAACCAGTCTACCGGGGGTACAGTTTTCCTCTCTCATGCCGCGCTGTGCCAACATTGCTCAT
The genomic region above belongs to Telmatocola sphagniphila and contains:
- a CDS encoding DUF1549 domain-containing protein, which produces MEILLKPLSGFIAILSITALHVSIATASDGPAPTVEVQAILDLHCVKCHGPLEDKAGLRLDTAAGLWKGSENGAIVKAGNPEESKLFQVLAKNSDPHMPPKKQLSDAEIAKVRAWVAKPVKEARVVKLVVPAEPSAAIDAFLAEGWKERKITPAPLCDDLTFLRRVSLDLIGRIPTPEETSAFQKDQADNKRAILVDRLMASSEAARNFREIWDVLLMGRQGGRREQQRRDSGWYTYLENAYKQNRPWDEVVRGFITARPERPEDKGAVWFLFERKNEHQQIAEALAPIIYGTRIDCAQCHDHPLAAEIKQGHYWGLVAAFNRSKNVEAGPSAVREMASGGFMNFTNLKKESQPASITLLTGKVISEARPENDDLSGLYLDPMAKVKVPKFSRRAALAEAATRDNPLLARSFVNHTWALLMGRGIVDPPDEMNSKHPPSHPELLDWLSEDFAKHQYDVRRLLRAIVLSRGYQLAMGGHNAPPPDAFACAMERPLTGEAITRSARISAGQTPDDEALRKAVVERFPDVMPRTSRATIQQAMFLSNSERVAALFKSGPAKIIADEAGVRALFRRALIREPDKEELAHSLEFLKQNPNPSAAAGQLLWALVAGPEFLTNH
- a CDS encoding dihydrofolate reductase family protein, which encodes MAKLVFGMNQSLDGYVDHLEMRTGPALFRHWIEHVRALTGSVYGRRMYEIMRYWDEDRPEWNAEQQEFATAWRRLPKWVVSRSLKSVGPNATLVENDLEPLIRDLKARLVGEITVSGPDLARSLTDLGLIDEYRLYFHPFVLGRGKPFFDGPRPPLRLISTDRMGEDVIKLTYVPA